The DNA region ATTTTGATGTGGCAAGAAGTTGGCAAGAGCTTGAATTGGATAAATTAGTGGATAAGGTAGTATGGCAAGCTACAAGTTTGTTAGGAGCCTCACCTAAGAGAACTCAGAGTGTAGATATAATTCTTCCTATGGAGCGGGCTGGAGAGTTCCTTGAACTTATATCAGAATTATTTTCTGCTGATAATGTACAAAAGGGAAAATCCATATTAAAGGGGTTTTTGGGAGAGAGAGTAGCTTCTTCGGTTTTGAATATTATAGAAGATCCCTTTTGTGGAGAAGCTTTAGTTCCAAGGGCTTTTGATGATGAGGGAATGAAAACCTGTCGTAAATACTTTGTGAGAAATGGTATCTTAGAAAATTATGCTTATAACATTTATACCGCAAATAAAGAGGGTAAAATTTCTACAGGAAATGGAGTTAGGGGATCATTTAAAGCTTTGCCTCAGGTAGGATATTTCAATTTGTATATTGAGCCTGGGGAAAAGAGTGAGAGGGAACTTATAGAATCAGTAAGAAACGGTGTTTATGTGATCTCTTTAATGGGACTTCATCTTGCTGATACTATTTCTGGGGATTTTTCTTTGGGGATTGAGGGTTTGTGGATAAGGAATGGAGAATTTTTAGACCCTGTAGCAGAAATGACCATTTCAGGCAATTTAAAAGATTTTCTAAAAAATATTTCTGGAATTGGGAATAAATTAAATTTTAAGGGGAATATAAATTCTCCTATGTTAAAGCTTGAAGATATTATCTTAGCAGGAAAATAGTTTAAAGGGAGGAATTGTTTATGTTAAGGATGTTTTCTTCTCAAGATTTACTTGAAATGGCAATGCATATTGAAGAGGAGGGAGAGAGATTTTATAAACTAATGGAATCAAAAGTAGAGGATGAAAACTTGAAAAGACTATTTAATTATCTTGCTGTGGAAGAACA from Dictyoglomus turgidum DSM 6724 includes:
- a CDS encoding TldD/PmbA family protein → MNVGYLFGFIESLKKQKIDCEVFFQEKEKSTLIISRQEVENYQTSKEYGIGVRVIKEGKHGFAYTTNLEELNEIIQKAIEVSQIMEEDRNWQFSKELILKDTKCYPEEPSLQEKISRLLELEREIYSKDKRIKTVRNVVWEKTHENNKILSTTGLFLEYNQQYQYVYTEVGASDGINERSGFDFDVARSWQELELDKLVDKVVWQATSLLGASPKRTQSVDIILPMERAGEFLELISELFSADNVQKGKSILKGFLGERVASSVLNIIEDPFCGEALVPRAFDDEGMKTCRKYFVRNGILENYAYNIYTANKEGKISTGNGVRGSFKALPQVGYFNLYIEPGEKSERELIESVRNGVYVISLMGLHLADTISGDFSLGIEGLWIRNGEFLDPVAEMTISGNLKDFLKNISGIGNKLNFKGNINSPMLKLEDIILAGK